In Hahella sp. KA22, one genomic interval encodes:
- a CDS encoding HupE/UreJ family protein, producing the protein MSAFRFAFAALFALLTAPAWAHQAGVTDTAVQIGASKVKVVYTAPEAELVADSVIASRSEAMTALVGAGFQLRNDNRACALIDARSQTLDQIASRQFAMLYDCGGDVGVLTVSYLLLQDNAEHKNFVRIVLADRTATVVFDSDRRTQEIPVAQSLRAWSKALTDDFMGDLGGSSGMSQYSDYFMLGLEHIVFGFDHLLFLLGLLLLPLGWKQLAALITSFTVAHSITLAASVLNWISPPMMWVEAGIALSIVYVALENLWELRGEPTAKTLAARWKRRLLVTFSFGLIHGFGFSFILREIGLGDQLAGALMSFNIGVEVGQIAIVTAAYALIYYAMKDWNLLRMARVGSLFVAAMGGYWLVERLAA; encoded by the coding sequence ATGAGCGCTTTCAGATTCGCATTCGCAGCGTTGTTTGCTCTTCTGACCGCCCCGGCGTGGGCGCACCAGGCTGGCGTTACCGATACCGCTGTGCAGATCGGCGCCAGTAAGGTGAAAGTTGTGTATACCGCGCCAGAGGCGGAGCTCGTCGCCGACTCAGTCATCGCTTCCAGGAGCGAAGCGATGACTGCCCTGGTTGGCGCAGGCTTTCAATTGCGTAACGATAATCGCGCCTGCGCGCTGATCGACGCCCGCTCACAGACCCTGGATCAAATCGCCTCGCGGCAGTTCGCCATGCTTTACGATTGTGGCGGCGATGTCGGCGTATTAACGGTTAGCTATCTCCTGTTGCAAGACAATGCCGAGCACAAGAACTTTGTGCGCATTGTCCTGGCGGACCGGACCGCCACGGTGGTGTTTGATAGCGATCGTAGAACCCAGGAAATCCCCGTCGCGCAGTCTTTGCGGGCATGGAGCAAAGCACTGACGGACGACTTTATGGGGGACTTGGGCGGCTCCAGCGGCATGAGCCAGTATTCCGACTATTTTATGCTGGGGCTGGAGCACATTGTTTTCGGCTTTGATCATCTTTTATTTCTGCTAGGCCTCTTGCTGCTGCCTTTAGGGTGGAAACAGCTGGCTGCGCTGATTACCTCCTTTACTGTCGCGCACTCTATTACGCTGGCGGCCTCCGTATTGAATTGGATCAGCCCACCGATGATGTGGGTGGAGGCGGGCATTGCGTTAAGCATTGTCTATGTGGCCCTGGAGAATCTGTGGGAGCTGCGTGGTGAACCGACCGCGAAAACTCTGGCTGCCCGTTGGAAGCGGCGTTTACTGGTGACGTTCTCATTCGGATTGATTCACGGCTTCGGCTTTTCGTTCATCCTGCGGGAAATCGGGCTCGGCGACCAACTTGCCGGGGCGCTGATGTCGTTCAATATAGGCGTGGAGGTGGGGCAGATCGCTATCGTAACGGCGGCGTACGCCTTGATCTATTACGCGATGAAAGACTGGAATCTGTTGCGGATGGCGCGGGTTGGCTCGTTGTTTGTGGCGGCGATGGGCGGTTATTGGCTGGTGGAGCGCTTAGCCGCCTGA
- a CDS encoding YHYH protein: protein MKNYLKIKSLNESHGAFGKAGGAGLVALCLSAGLALSGCGGSAAVSDSAADDSSGTVVDDSSSSDFSGSSGDAFSVDITNAIFTETSGDCADYDNTLEASVTDIQRGLGFDAAVTISSDSDSCTLTSNSIPNHDFNDATAHFANNVAEVSQSFSIPRNPSSASSTTSLSQRLVNGVMLNGVILDLLSAGCYNPSSPMADSDGNTAIGCPDTSDWLLDPLGTDSKFGADAHNAHTQPGGLYHYHGNPNAMFDSNPGPNGSPVIGFAADGFPIYGSYFLDPDSGTVRKAVSGYTLKTGARGTKSTSNPGGSYDGTYIDDWEFTNAGDLDACNGMTVDGQYGYYVTDAYPWVLNCFRGAPDSSFYK from the coding sequence ATGAAAAACTATTTGAAAATAAAGAGCTTAAATGAGTCGCATGGAGCGTTTGGTAAAGCGGGCGGGGCCGGTCTGGTTGCGCTGTGTTTGAGCGCGGGTTTGGCGCTGTCTGGATGTGGCGGGTCTGCGGCGGTGTCGGATAGCGCAGCGGATGATTCTTCTGGAACAGTGGTCGACGATAGTTCCTCCAGCGATTTTTCGGGTAGTTCTGGGGACGCCTTCAGCGTTGATATCACCAACGCCATTTTTACTGAAACCAGCGGCGACTGCGCTGACTATGACAACACGCTTGAAGCGTCCGTGACGGATATCCAGCGTGGACTTGGTTTTGATGCGGCGGTGACTATTAGCAGCGACTCGGACAGTTGCACGCTGACTTCCAACTCCATTCCTAACCACGATTTTAACGACGCCACCGCGCATTTCGCCAACAACGTGGCGGAGGTCAGTCAGAGCTTCAGTATTCCCAGAAACCCTTCTTCCGCCTCTTCCACCACCTCGCTCAGTCAGCGTCTGGTGAACGGCGTGATGTTGAACGGCGTCATATTGGATCTGTTGTCTGCCGGTTGCTATAACCCCTCCAGCCCTATGGCGGATTCAGACGGCAACACCGCCATTGGGTGTCCAGATACGTCCGACTGGTTATTGGACCCTCTCGGCACGGACAGCAAATTTGGCGCGGACGCCCATAACGCCCACACCCAGCCAGGCGGACTGTACCATTATCATGGCAACCCCAACGCCATGTTCGACAGCAACCCCGGACCAAACGGATCGCCGGTGATTGGTTTCGCGGCGGACGGTTTTCCCATCTACGGCAGCTATTTCCTGGACCCTGATTCAGGCACGGTGCGCAAAGCCGTGTCCGGCTACACCCTAAAGACCGGCGCCCGGGGGACTAAAAGTACGAGTAACCCGGGCGGCTCCTACGATGGAACCTATATTGACGACTGGGAGTTCACCAATGCCGGCGACCTTGACGCCTGTAACGGCATGACAGTGGACGGTCAGTACGGCTACTACGTGACGGATGCTTATCCCTGGGTGTTGAATTGCTTCCGCGGCGCGCCTGACAGCTCGTTCTACAAATAA
- a CDS encoding LysE family translocator, protein MVSLEYLMTSLIVVLLPGTGVLYTVSAGLMGGRRAALFAAVGCTAGIIPHLLACALGLAAILHASSLAFQVVKYVGVAYLMYLAWMMWRDSGVVAFDASPDEKKATSFAIKACLINILNPKLSIFFLAFLPQFVPHEAASPISHMLLLSAIFMGMTLVVFTLYGLFANAVRDYIAGSPKLMQWTQKTFAGAFVALGVKLATVER, encoded by the coding sequence ATGGTTAGCCTCGAATATCTGATGACTTCCCTGATTGTCGTATTACTCCCTGGAACCGGTGTGTTGTACACCGTATCCGCCGGATTAATGGGCGGTCGGCGCGCAGCTCTGTTCGCCGCGGTGGGATGCACTGCAGGCATTATTCCGCATTTGCTGGCCTGCGCTCTGGGGTTGGCGGCGATTCTACACGCCAGCAGCCTGGCCTTTCAGGTAGTCAAATATGTTGGCGTAGCTTACTTAATGTATCTCGCCTGGATGATGTGGAGGGACTCCGGCGTTGTCGCTTTTGACGCTTCGCCGGATGAGAAAAAAGCCACAAGCTTCGCTATCAAAGCCTGCCTGATCAATATTCTTAACCCCAAACTGTCCATCTTTTTTCTGGCGTTTCTACCCCAGTTCGTTCCCCATGAAGCCGCCTCGCCAATCTCTCATATGTTGCTGTTAAGCGCTATTTTCATGGGGATGACGCTGGTGGTCTTCACGCTTTATGGCCTGTTCGCTAACGCCGTGCGCGACTACATAGCAGGCTCTCCCAAACTGATGCAATGGACCCAGAAAACTTTCGCCGGCGCTTTCGTCGCTTTAGGCGTCAAGCTCGCGACAGTGGAGCGTTGA